The sequence TGCATTGCAGCGCTTGGCTGGCAGCACCTTTCATCAAATTATCGATTGCACTGGCTACCACTAAGTAACCGCTATTCTCATCAAACTTCCAACCTAAGTGGCAGTTAGGTGTCAGCACCACATCGTCTACTTTCGGGAACTGATTGTGCTTCACGGTGACCAATGGCGCCTTGTCATACACGCTATAGGCCGCGGCCACATCGGCAGTCGTTGTGCCCGGTTTTAGCTGTACGGTAATGGTCGCTAAAATGCCACGCTTAAAGTTACCAAGGTGCGGTGTAAATATCACTTCTTGCCCAAGCTGAGTGGCGATCTCGGGTTGATGTCTGTGGCCTAATACGCCGTAAGGTGTCAGGCTCACTTCACAAAAACTGGTGTGTAACTGCGCTTTACGGCCCGCACCTGTTACGCCACTCACCGCATTGATCACCGGATAAGCCGATGTCAGTAAACTCGCCAATGGTTTTAACGCTGTCAACGATGCAGTCGGGTAACAACCTGGTACGGCAATCATCTTAGTCGCAGCGATTTCTTTGGCATTCCATTCGGCAAGGCCGTATACGGCTTTGGCTAAAACTTCAGGATATTCATGCTCAAAGCCATACCACTTAGGGTATTGCGCCACATCGCTGAAACGATAAGCACCGCTTAAATCGAATACCGCCAAACCTTGTGCATAAAACCAAGCCGCTAAATGCAAGCTTACTGAATGCTCAGTCGCTAAGACCACGGCATCTGCTTCGGCAACGATTTTTGCCTTAGCTTCATCGGACAATGGCGACAGCGTTAATGCAATATGGCTATAGCTAGGGTACAAATCGGCTAAAGGTTTACCTTTATCTAAACTGTTTTCAGAAACATACAACCCCTGAATCGTCAGCTCTGCTTCTGCATGGATTAAAGCGGTCAGTTGCGCGCCTGTGTAACCACTGGCACCAATAATGGCGATATTTTTCATGTGTTTTGTCTTATTAACCGAATCAAAGAAACTTAAAGAATAGATGAATAGCGTACACGCAACCGCGTATATCTATGATGACAAGACTATCGTCGCAGGAAATCGTAATAGATTGTTATTTTATTCACTGTCAGGCTAATACTGTGCATCATGATATTCACTCTACAGGTCACAGGGGGTGACTCATCTCAACTGATGGCTAGACTACCACAAAGATCTACTTATGCAATATATGTGAATATATATTTTTAATTTATTTTCATATTCCTTACTCTGCAGTGGATTTCATCGGTAAGTTCCTCATTCAGCTAACTCGTTAATAACTCAGTTATCTAGGTCTAATTTGCACCGAAACCAGTCCTTTTTATTAACAGCTAAGATACATGCTTGCAAAGCACAAAATGATGCACTTCATATTCACTTACGCTAATCATCACAAAATATTGCGTGACTTCGCATTTCTATTGAATATTCTTCATCGAATATCGTGATCGGTTGTATATCAGATAAGCCAGTCGTATAAGTTATAAGTTCTGCTGTTGACCATAGCCCCAAGTGATAGGTATTGTGCTAACGAGCTAAATGCACAGCGGATTTTTATGTTTTTCTATTCGGAGTAACTATGTCAGTAAACGCGGCAGACAATATGACAGATATGTATGCGTCATTAAGATCGAACGTGAGTATGTTAGGCCAAATCCTTGGCGATACTATGCGAACCCATCTTGGGGACTCTTTTCTTGAGAAAGTTGAACAGATCCGTAAGCTTGCCAAAGACTCACGCAGAGGCGATCAAGCCGCCAGAGAGCAAATGCTCGAGTTACTCACGGCACTGCCAGACGAAGAATTAGTCCCTTTTGCAAAGGCATTCAATCAGTTCCTTAACTTAGCCAATTTATCTGAACAATTTCATACTATTAGTCGCAATTGTGACGAGCTTGTTTGCGTTCCAGATCCAGTAGAACAACTCCTAGGTCGTATGCTCAATGGTCGGATTGATCAAACAAAGATGCTCGACTGTCTAAAAACACTGGATATCGATCTAGTGCTAACAGCGCACCCCACTGAAATATCCCGTCGCACCCTGATCCAAAAATACGCCGCCATCGTCGACTGCTTAACAGAGCAAGAAAATGACCAACTGTCGGATAGAGAACGTCAGCAAATCAATCTGCGCCTGCGCCAATTAATCGCGCAAATATGGCACACCAATGAAATTCGCCGCGAGCGCCCCACCCCTGTGGATGAAGCCCGCTGGGGATTATCCACCATTGAAGAATCCCTCTGGCATGCGGTGCCTGACTTCTTAAGACAACTTAACGACCAAGTGCAGCAACGTACAGGGCAGCAATTACCGATTGATATCGCACCAGTGCGCTTTTCAAGCTGGATGGGCGGCGATCGCGACGGCAACCCGTTTGTTACCGCAAAAGTCACCCAAGAGGTGCTCGATCGTAACCGCCATGCCGCCGCCAGACTATTCTTAAAAGATATCGTGCTGCTGGTCGGTGAACTGTCGATGGAAGAAGCCAATGATGAGTTAAAGGCTTATACCAACAATAACTGCGAGCCCTATCGCCATGTATTACGCTCACTTCGTCAAAGGCTGCGCGATACCATAGATTATTTAAATGCACGCATCGAAGGCCACAATCCTGAAGTCGATAAGTCGAGCCTGATCTGGCAAGAAAGCGATCTCAAAGTACCGTTAGAAATGCTTTATAAGAGTTTAACCGACTGTGGCATGCGCTTAATCGCCAACGGTTTATTGCTCGATATTCTCCGCCGCCTCGCCTGTTTTGGCATTCATATGCTCAGACTCGACATTCGCCAAGATGCTAGCCGTCATAGCGATGTGCTCGCCGAGTTAACTCGTTACCTCGGCATGGGTGATTTCAATCATTGGGATGAAACCGAGAAACAAGCCTTCCTATTACGCGAACTCAGCAACCGTCG is a genomic window of Shewanella putrefaciens containing:
- the argC gene encoding N-acetyl-gamma-glutamyl-phosphate reductase, with translation MKNIAIIGASGYTGAQLTALIHAEAELTIQGLYVSENSLDKGKPLADLYPSYSHIALTLSPLSDEAKAKIVAEADAVVLATEHSVSLHLAAWFYAQGLAVFDLSGAYRFSDVAQYPKWYGFEHEYPEVLAKAVYGLAEWNAKEIAATKMIAVPGCYPTASLTALKPLASLLTSAYPVINAVSGVTGAGRKAQLHTSFCEVSLTPYGVLGHRHQPEIATQLGQEVIFTPHLGNFKRGILATITVQLKPGTTTADVAAAYSVYDKAPLVTVKHNQFPKVDDVVLTPNCHLGWKFDENSGYLVVASAIDNLMKGAASQALQCIKIHFNL
- the ppc gene encoding phosphoenolpyruvate carboxylase, which codes for MSVNAADNMTDMYASLRSNVSMLGQILGDTMRTHLGDSFLEKVEQIRKLAKDSRRGDQAAREQMLELLTALPDEELVPFAKAFNQFLNLANLSEQFHTISRNCDELVCVPDPVEQLLGRMLNGRIDQTKMLDCLKTLDIDLVLTAHPTEISRRTLIQKYAAIVDCLTEQENDQLSDRERQQINLRLRQLIAQIWHTNEIRRERPTPVDEARWGLSTIEESLWHAVPDFLRQLNDQVQQRTGQQLPIDIAPVRFSSWMGGDRDGNPFVTAKVTQEVLDRNRHAAARLFLKDIVLLVGELSMEEANDELKAYTNNNCEPYRHVLRSLRQRLRDTIDYLNARIEGHNPEVDKSSLIWQESDLKVPLEMLYKSLTDCGMRLIANGLLLDILRRLACFGIHMLRLDIRQDASRHSDVLAELTRYLGMGDFNHWDETEKQAFLLRELSNRRPLIPSNWQPSADVAEVLNTCRLIAKHPAKALGSYVISMAGKPSDVLTVLLLLKETGCSHPMRVVPLFETLSDLNNAAACITDLLDIDWYRGYTKGMQEVMIGYSDSAKDAGVMAAAWAQYRAQEQLVAVCKQAGVKLTLFHGRGGSIGRGGGPAHKAILSQPPGSVDGRIRVTEQGEMIRFKFGLPKLAVQSLALYTSAVLEATLLPPPEPKQEWRNCMQRIAEESVGAYRGIVRDEPDFVAYFRAATPEVELGKLPLGSRPAKRRVDGGIESLRAIPWIFAWSQNRLMLPAWLGAGEALQAASERGEMGLLQDMEREWPFFSTRISMLEMVYAKAEPNLARYYETCLVPKDLHHLGETLRQRLDLGIKVVLELTKSDSLMAHTPWNRESVKLRNPYIDPLNFLQTELLARTRKETTETPASEHVQLALMLTIAGVAAGMRNTG